In the genome of Xiphias gladius isolate SHS-SW01 ecotype Sanya breed wild chromosome 1, ASM1685928v1, whole genome shotgun sequence, the window TTTCTCCTGCGCCTCGTAGAGCTTCCGCAGCTTCTTGGCTTGTCCTTTGCTGAGCTCCTTCCCTTCGACGTCATGAGTGGGGAAACcctgtttaaaaacaaacaaaccgtcAAACAAAACCAGTTCATTCGGAGCAGTCAGGTTTTCATGCCACTGCGCTGCAAATTTGGAGCCAATTTTCGGAAAGTTAGCTGAATGAGAACTGaaaggagagaatgagaaggAACACGCGCGCGTGTCCATCCACCGCTGCCGTGCGGACATTAGAATCGCTTCGAGACAAACAGCCGGTGGAGCTGATTCTCCAGTGGCTGCCATTAAACCACCGCGGAGGgagaggacgcggcgagacgagcCGCGGTCggagctcagacgatggaaaGCCGACGTTTCTGTCGGCTCTCGGGGTGTTAACGTGGGGAAGGTTCCAGTCATCAACAGTCACTGCACCCGGTGAAGCCAATTAGCTCTGCGGTATTAACGGCCACTGTTTACCCGCTGCGTGATGAAACCGTTCATGTCAGTGAAAGCACAAGTTCCCTGTTTATAATTTCAGCGTGCGACCAAGGTGGATTAAAAGCAAATTTCCCCAGTGCAGGTCAGCGATTGTGATTGAAGTCTAATTAAAACACGCAAATGTGTAATTTCTCTTCAGTCAAACTACCAGTGTCCTTCAACCTTGTCATGCTTTAAAATCATTTCCTGCAAAATTCAGAGTGAAAAGCCCGGCTGAGATTTACCGTTTCATCAAATTTGGAATATTTGTCCGTCTCTGCGCGGAACATCGCGGATGGAGGGATCTTCATCTTGGCGAGTTTAGCCATCTGAAACAGTAAAGGACACAAGTGAGTGACGTGCAATGTTCAAAAGAAGAGGACTGAACCCCTGCGTACGGATCCATCTGACGGACCTcttgttcctgtttcttctGGGCCAgctcttccttcttccttttcttctcctcttccatctgtgaaaaaacaaaaaccgatCACCTTTACACTGGAAATAATAACTAACAAAGTTCGGACATCTAAAAACTTACTGCTCAACTCccttctaaaaataaaaataaaaataaaatccctccTTGGGCAACCAGCCGGGGTTTGTGAAGTTTCCCTCCAGTTGAATTGTAGCAGAGAGGTTTTCTTCGTACGTATCGACGCCGTTTAATCGGGACAGTTCTCACCCGTCATATCAGAGGAAACAGGTTTACAGTAAACAGGTTTCTCCAAACAGGAAACCcactgtgtttttactgtttgcaatttttttttttttaaatttacaatcaGTATGTGATTATGTAATGAAAATGGGAGTTACCACTCCTCCCTtaccctcttcttctcctctctctccttcagtaTAGTCTCCTTGTCCAGCAGTTTCACCACTGTGGGCAGGCCTGTAACACAGTCGCTTTTGAGCCATAGTCCCCGTGGTGCAACAGGCAGTTTTATTTATCCTGTTTTATTTAGCAAAGTTTTGTTTCAGGGAACAGAATATTGAAGTCTTAACGCTCTGTTACCTTCATGATCTTCCAGTCGGACTCCCAGCTCCGGCAGCGTAGAGTCGCGGATCTCATCGGAGAGCTGCAGCAACTCCGTCACTGAGTAAGATTTAAAAAGCGCCTTTTAATCGGACCCAGAATGAAACGTCTGAAGGTCAAAACACTCGGGACGCCCAGATTTCAAGCGCAGGCGCTTACCCTTCTGCTCTCGGCCGATTTTCCGGACGCTCTCTCTGAATTCCGACAGCACCGTCAGGTACGGCATCACCGTGCTCTCCAGCTGGAAAACACAGCAGCGACAATACTTCACCCTGCGCCCCTTCAATAGCGGCAGCTGGAAACGATTTAAAAACCGAGCGGCAGCGGCTCAGCGGAGCCGCATTTTACACGTGCACGGTGCTTACGTCGCTGCTCTGGCCTTGTCCTCCCACGGGGAAACCGATGGGATCCGACCCTTCAATGGCGCCAAATATCTAAATGACAGGAGACAAGATGATGAAATTAGTAATTGCAGCTCAAACCACCCGGAAGAAAGGAACTGCAAGACGTGTTTCAACTGCATCTACAGTGACACACGTTTCAGTTGGAATATAATATCAATTCATTAGGTTACTCATCCCGATTatcaaactaaaactgaaaaagcgTAAGGAGCGGGATAGCGTTTGAACATTGCGGGAGATCGGGGGGGGGGCTTAGTTGCCCCAAAAGAGACCGGAGCTACCCAGAAGCAacaaaatttctattttttttttttggggggaggcGATAAAGGAAATTCATGAAGTCtaattaaaatctaatgtcTGCTGTCAATAATCAATCGGGCACATGTGCAGGGGCTTCACTACTCATTTATCAGGGCTCGCGAGCTGCTTTCACGCGCCTGCGTGTAAACATTGCGTGCGTGTCGGATCATCCATGCTCAACGAGCAGCCTCTCTCCcgttacccccccccccccgaccatCAGCATGCAGTCAAGACTTTGCAGCCTTGGTGAAGCAGGTGTCTGCAGGTTTCTTGGTGAAGGAGGTTTTTTCCACTCAGGGACAAATTATGAAACAAGTTAGTTATGAAGCTAGAAACGGGCCTAAATTTTCTCAGAAAACTAGTGAGCCTTTCTATTTTTCTTGTAATTCCTGGCGGCTTTAGCAAGACACCGTCGGCACGAGTTATGttacatttccagtttttttttttttttttttttttctaaaaaggtgccctgtggagtttctgaCCACTGGGGGGCGCCATGGAGCGATGGTGCAACCTGCGGAGTGGTACGCGCGGACACCGGTCCACGGACGGACGGTGGCGGTAACGCGCCAAGACGTGGAGCAGCGCGCCACTAAAAAGGAAGGGCGGGAAAAGAAATCTTAAGCAGTTGAATAAATCCGTGGAACCAGGTTCAAATAAACACAACCTTGGTGCTTGCTCTACCCTTCCGACGattttcacttttacagttGACTGAAGAGCAGCTACGTAGGACCTGAGGGTCCGGTTTACACTGCCACCTGGTGGTCACGACACGACCTGTTCCCGCCCTGTGCAGTCCTGCACTGTACAAGCGGCTGCACTGTCAAACCCGCCCGGCCCGGCGCAGGTCTGAGCCGGACGGGTCCATTTCTATTCTGGTCACGAAATCGCAGACGCCATTTATGCTGAGCCGAGTCTATGGCTTGTGTAGCAAGTACACACGAAAGTAGCGGGCTGAGGACGGACTACAACATGTTTCACACGGTGTTTTTCAAGAAAGGTACTGTCCTGTCTCCACCAGCGCttcaaaagtgtttaaaaaaaaaaaacacaagtctgTCTCGTCTCTTGCATATTCAGGCGGCGAGCCGAGTCCGGACGATGAAAGCAGCGGCGGCGGAAACCTGCTCACCTTCAGCATGTTGGTGAGATACATGGCGACGCTCTCCACCAGCATGCGGTTGGGCCTCAGCTTGGCGCTCTTCCTGCTGGCGATGTAGCTGTTGCTCTGGTTGACCAGCACCCTCATCTCCTCCAGGGCGGTGCGGGTGTCCACATTGTCGCACAGGGCCTCATGGAcggctgacttcctgttgtaGAAACTGGACAACGAAAGTAACCGTTGGCTCTTAGTCCTGAACTCGTCCACTCAAACGCGGCGCGTGCAGGCGGGTCCGCGAGGGACTTTGAGGGGCTTTTCTGCATCAGACGACTCAAGCTCGTgtggattttttatttaaagcagtTACTTTGCTCCTACGCATGTAGACTACGGCAGGTTAAATCCGTTGGAGAGGTTTGTCTGCCACTACTGAAGAACTAATGAAGCACCACTCGTCTTTGCTCTCTTACCTGTTGTTGAGCGCCACCTCTGCTGCGTCCCACTTCTCAAACTGACCGGTGACATCAGTGGGAGCACGCAGCAAGTCCTTTACATTGAGAAAGAACTCCTGTTGAATGAAAAGGGCACAAAGCAGATCAGTACAACGTAGAGACGGCTCTCAGGATTAATACCACCACGAAATTAAAAAGGCccatttgttttacattcacCCACGTTCATGAACTTCTCGTACTGGACGGCCGACTCCATGGTGTTGGAGGAGTAGTCCAGGGTGTCTTTCCAGGAATGCATCAAGAAAGCCAGACGGAGCTGGCGAGCTGCGGGGGGACAGGACAGAGGGACCGTTCAAAACCCACTTCCACCGCTTCCATTCATCTGCCAAGGCAACATCATACTCGCTCGGTGCAcgacattttctctctccagacTCTAAGCAGCGTTTTGATGAGATCATTAGTCGGTGATGTGTGAGACACTGTCGTGTGAAACTGGTTTGAGCCGCGACTGCTCTCCGCTGGAGCCCACCAGCGCTGTGCGACCAGGGCGTCCACACGAAGGCGTCACACACGCCGACGCAAACCCCCTTCACGGGTTCAAAATGTTTCTATTCAGCAGATATCAAAGAGTCCAGCTGCGGTTCATCCAACGTGCCTGAAGTGCTGTTTATTAGGATTTTACTAAGACTACTGTTCGATCATGTGTTGCATGTGTCTGGAAAGAAATggagcacaaaaacaaaaacaaaacaaaaaaaagcccaacTTGAAATATTATCGGGGGGAATAGAGAAAAAACCCTGAGGTATGTGTATATTCATCCTGCAGGAGGAAGTCGACAAAAAGATCAGTGATTTAATAAGTTATGAGGAATCAATGTGGGGACTTCTGGTTAAAAACACCGAAGACTAGATTATTTtcctaataaataataataataatacataataagtATCACTGGCTGCTGCAATCATATCACACCGGACTGAACCTGCTGTGAGCCACTGAAAGtcaggggggggaaaaaaaaaaaaaagtatatgttcaaacacacactgctgctctttAGTCTCTTTGATGGGGAGCTGAATGGAGACGTACTGTAGAGGCTATTTTTAGACACTTTTATTCCCCCCTCCCGTATTTTGTGTCTCCAAACAGGAACTAAAAGACATTTTGCATGAGCACAGACATGCAGTCTTCAGTGGTGaagcttttctttcattttacctGCACAGAACCTCAGCGTGGCCCTTGGGCAAATAATAAAAAGCCACAGATCACACTAAATATCCGTCGATCTGTTTTGAGTCAAGCGGCGACTCCCTTCCCTGTCTATTGCTGGAATCAAGATATACAATGGACACAACGTTTATATCTTCTATCGAAGGCCCACAGTACTAATTTAATTGGCTTCCTGATTATTTCGTAGGACTGGAGACAgtgcttcattttaaaactgagaCGTTTTGACCTTATGTAGGTCAATGACAGTATCTAAGAGTTGGACTAATTTTCAAGTGAGGTTTGAAAAGCAgatgggacttttttttttttttttgcatttcaagaATCCAAATATTACTAAATATTATCAGCGTTATCAGTTcaaaacttctaaaaaaaaaaaaagtcagtccCCGACATACTTTCACACACAGGACACGTGACAGTTCGGTACAGGTCTGGTATTTCTCGCTCTAGATTGTCGACAGAATCTTTTCTAAACTCAACATTAATGACTTCCAGCAGAACCGGATGAGTCACCTGTGTTCTTTGCCAAGGCCTCCTTAATGGTGATGAAATTCTTCAGGGATTTGGACATCTTGCAGCCTGCGATGGTCAGGTGCCCGGTGTGCAGGAAGTATCGGACCCAGTAGTCGTTCTCAAAGAAAGCCTGCGAGGGAGATAACCGGCGATGGTCAAGATCCGGACATGGCTTTAAAAAACACCCCAGTTCATCATCTTCACCACTGTTCGAATgtctcccaaacacacacacacacacacgcacgcacgcacgcacctcAGACTGAGCCAACTCGTTGTCATGATGGGGGAATCGGAGATCAAATCCGCCGCCATGGATGTCCATGGACTCTCCCAAGATGGAGCCGGCCATGGCCGAACACTCAATGTGCCAGCCTGGCCTTCCCTGTGAAGACgttcaaagacaacaaaagcaatcatttccatttatcatttttccataaaatgtcacattttaatttcccagagctcaaggtCATCTCTTCATTTGTCTCGTTTTTTCCGACCGACGGTTTAAAACCCAGAGATGTTCAGTTCACTATCACACATGACgaagaaaaataacaattccTTACATTTGAAAAGCTTGAACCAGGAAGTGTTTGACATtggtgcttaaaaaaaaatgactgaagtgaTGACgtcattttcaaacaagttGGCAATTCAATTATTCTACTATCAACCACTTCTAAATTATACACCGATCGAAATGATCCGAAAAAATTCCCGGCAGTAtaagcaaatgtttgatttcttcTCCAAATTAAGAGCATAAAGTAGATGGAGGGCGCATTATACAAATGAACCTTCCTGTTAAATGAGTTAAATGAGCTGCCTGATCTGGACACAGGAGATTTCAGTCCCTGCACTTCGACTTtctggagaaaataaaaaagatctACGCCAAATGAACGGCGCAGGTGATCGTGCCTTGTTACAGCCTTTGATAGTTGGTCGTCAGCTGTAACAGCACAATGAGCTCTCACCTTCCCCCACGGAGAGTCCCATGAAGGCTCTCCCGGCTTGGAGGCTTTCCACAAGGCAAAGTCATTTTGGGACTTTTTCTCGCTTAATCTGTCAGCGGAGATGCTCAGGTCACCTGCGGGGCCGGACACAAGATATAGAAAAGCTGAGGATAACCTGACCAACGTGACCGAGCCTTTCCACCGCGCTTAGTCATCgttacaaaaaaagtcaaagttacACAGAGAAATCGATCATTGTGGGAGATGAATGCGCCAAAAAGAGGAACATACAGTGGACTACACCCGTTTTTAGCAGGATGGTTTCAATTTTTACAGACAGACACGTCAGAGTAATTCAAAAGCTTCTATAATTCTAAAAATTCTGCACATGTGGCttcaagaatttaaaaaaaaaatctgttaattgAAAGGCGGCAACGTACCTTCTCCCTCTTGTAAAGCCTTCTGGTCTCCGACTGCCTCTGGCACCAGTTTGGCATACGAGTGCTGGGCACTGGCATCAAAGTTGGAGGTGTCGAAGTACACAGAACCGTTTGATTCATACCTGAAAACGTCACAAAACCAAACCGATAAAACAAATACCCTCGTCACGGGCAATTTGGGTGTAAcataattcattaataatatCACGTTGACGGTGGCAGTTTCCTCCTCACCCATAACCGTTTGACACAATCTTCTTCACAAACTCCACAATCTCGGGCACATATTCACTGACCCGGGTGAGGACATCAGGGGGAAGAACCTGGAGGCCAGAGACAGACTTTATGCACCGTAACAGCAGGACGACACACGACACGCTTTGTAAAACCTTTGCACGGGGCATACTTCCTGTATTATATTCAAAATTCGCGGAATACCCCTCTTACTTACATGTAAGTAAGTAGTAACTTATATGTAGCGACAGCTGTACAATGTAATTTGTGGCTGTGGTGAAAGGTTTGCCAGGTCTCAAAAATACACGTCGCCTGAGTAATcttgaatttttctgttttcaacagAAAGCCTCTGTGACAAACTAGCGGTGTGGAGTGTGAGAGACACGTGTGACCACCAGGCACGGAGGCCTGGCAAAAGGTGCGACTGAGTCGTTTCTTAGGAAAGGATTTGGAGCTCCACCCGTACAAGGTGCCGATGGCTGGATATGGCAGCCGCTGTTGCCTCGATTCTGGCCacgcttttttttcccctcttttctcctccccccACGTCCAAAGCCAAACCTGTAGACGCGAATGCCCCCGTCTCTTGTCCGTCTCCCAAACTTTTCAGAAGGGCAATAAATCTCTGGACTACCCCTTAAAAACGCCAGAACATGAAAGTAACACTATTGGTAGTGCAAAGAAATGTCTAGTCAGACCATTAGTATCCGCTCCTCACGGATACTAATGATATTTTCTGTACCTGACAAACACTGAACACAGAATCAAAGCAAACTTGTGTTTGTAAGAAACCTATTTTGTGTTGCAAACACAGATGTGACCGATGCTACATTAGGCCCAGCTAACAGATGCGACTACTACATATTGCACTATTTGGTATGGAGTCTTGGTGTTGGGCTGGTTTTCAGGGTTCGGGCCCCTTAGTTCCGATGAAAAGGGAAATGTTGGAGGAGGAGTAAGTGATTCCGGATATTTCAACTCAACAGCCACACAAATACCCCCCTCCCTTCGGTGCTCCTTCGGGAGCTGGCGGCCTTCCCTGTGCACGAGCACAGACGGCCCGGATCGCGGATTTGCTGGACCAGTGTTGTGTGGCCGGGTCCcagccactttgtttgttttcccattCACAGAGCCATGGCTGTTTAGGAGcgccagattttttttttttttttcagcgctCACACAGAACGGACGTTTAGCTCATCGTGAGGAGATATTGGTTGAATTTGGCAAAAAGTGGATTGGATTAAAATCGCTGACTAAGCCTTTAATGCTTCAGCATATAATAACATTTTGGACAATGGCGTGCTCCCAAgtttgtgtcaacagtttgtgtttggccCTCTCCTGTTTCAACGTGACAGTGTCCCTGTGCACAAAACCAGATCCATTAAGAGacggttttcccagtttggtgcggaagaacttgactggcctgcacaggaCCCTGACCTCGACCCCACCTCTGGTATGAACTGGAACActgactgtgagccagaccttATCGCCCAGCGTGAGTGGTCAACTTCCAATCGCACAGAGttgaaacgattagtcgattaattgatcgACAGAAATTTTATTGCCacttattttgataatcaattaatcatttggagACATTTTTAAGCTGAATACTAAATGTCCATTGGTTTAGaattcaaatatgaatatttgatttttttttccatcttctaagatgttaaactaaatatctttggattctgtactgttggtgggacaaaataagacatttgcattgattgttttttgttttatttctattattttctaaaattttacGGTCCAAACAATTAACCAACtgatcaacagattaatcaattatgaaaatagcAGTTCGCTGCAGCCCTACACTCAAGCGCTTGAGGCTGAATGGGAGCTCATCCCTGCAGCAGAGGTCGAAAAGCATTTGGGAGCAAGAGATGAAAAGGTCTGAGGAGGCACAGTGTGGATCACTCGTCTAAACTGACAAAGGGAGCAGAGAAAACCGGTCTGGATTCCCGCCTCCCTTTTCTCTGCAGTGAGCCACAACTCAGTCCTTTTCATGGTCCTGGTCTACTTAGTGCACCTTGCGCTTCTCTGTCTGAACAGGACTTCAGAAAACAGTTTGCTTTCCTTCAACTTACATTCAGGGCTTCCATGTCTTTATGGTACTCTCCCTCCCAGTACTTAGGGAGAATGGAGAAGATGGAGTTCTCTGTGACTTCACTTCCAAACTGTTTGTCCAGCCAATCAGCCAGGAGGTCCTTGGAGTTCTCCAACAGCACcttggaaggaaggaagaaagacagaaagaaaagaaaaaggaaagacagaaagaaaagaaagaaaagaaagaaagaaaagaaaaaagaaaaaagaaaagaaaaagaagaaaagacagaaaagaaagaaagaaagaaaaagacagaaaagaaagaaagaaagaaaaagaaaaagacagaaaagaaagaaagaaaaagaaaaagaaagaaaagaaagaaagaaagaaaaagacagaaaagaaagaaagaaagaaagaaagaaagaaaaaaagaaaaaaagaaagaaaaagaaagaaagaaagaaagaaagaaaaaaaagaaaaaagaaaagaaagaaagaaagaaaaaacagaaaagaaagaaagaaagaaaaagaagacaaaggaaaagaaacgaaaataaagaaaaaagaaagaacgaaagaaaaacgaaaagaaagaacagaaaaagaaagaacgaaagaaaagaaagaacagaaaaagaaagaacggaagaaaagaaagaacagaaaaagaaagaacggaagaaaagaaaaaacagaaaaagaaagaacggaagaaaagaaaaaacagaaaaagaaagaacgaaaagaaaagaaagaaaaagaaagaaagaaagaaaaagaaagaaaagaaaaagaaagaaagaaagaaaagaaagaagaaaaagaaagaaaaagaaaagaaagaagaaaaaaaagaaagaaaagaaatgaaaaaaaagaaaaagaaagaaagaaagaaaagaaaaagaagaaaagaaagaaaagaaaagaaaaaaaagaaaaagaaagaaaaagaaagaaagaaaaaaaagaaagaaagaaaagaaagaaagaaagaaagaaaagaaaaagaaagaaagaaagaaaagaaaaagaaagaagaaaaaaaaggaaaagaaagaagaaaaaaaggaaaagaaagaaaaaagaaagaaaaaaagaaagaaatgaaaaaaaaaggaaaagaaagaaagaaagaaaagaacttAAATGCCGTGTTCACCATTTACAATTGAAAGGAAATATGAATCAGTCCAAATAGactaaaatattgaaatacaGCATTTTCCAGGACAAAtgagtttaaatgaaaaacattgttCTTCATATTGTGGCTAACACTGCTAATGAGAATGCTAATGCTCCTTTTCCGGTGTCgtaaacagcagaaattaaatacacacaagACTGAATATTCTGTTACGCTGATCAACAATATTATATAGCAAAGTGCATATTCATTTACCTTATTTTAGTTATTAAGTTAGATGTGTTATTTACTATGTCAGTCACAtacaaaccccccccccccaaaaaaacaagacaacagcGGAGAAACGTTTGTCAGACAAGAACACGACGTCTTACAAAACTTTGTCTCCTGTCCTAAGAAAATACAAGTACTCACTATATGTGACTTTAGATTATTATAATGTACAAATGATGGAGTCAGAAACACGATAACTGACAAAAGCCAGAATTTCTAGATGAATTTTTGATGAAAGATAAGCTTTAGCGAAAactgagaagagaagaagagaattGTCCTTCTTTCCAAAGAAAAGGAAATTCATATTCAAAATGGggatttacagtaaatgaaaaggtACACCACCACGCCCGCTCAGTCTCACCTGGGCCAGAGGCTGCACCACCTCATCACTGCTCCCCATCGCTGCCTGCAGGGGCTGCAGAGCGGCGGTGACGGCGGCGTCCAGCCTTTCCATCATCAGCTTCTTATCCGGGTCTGTGGTCGAAGCCAGATGGGCCCGAAAGGGCTGcaagcaaaagaaagaacacaCGCACCAGGATTTCAGCGAATGGACAGAAGCCTGCAGAGAACCTCCAGGGAGTCTGATGTTCCAAGGTAGAGCCGCACAACCAGTCGTGTAATCGTCCCAACGATGCTTTTAGGCTTCTACAGCCAAGCTTCAGACGCTCGAGAGTTGTGTctacagcgtcaaatcaaacGTCTCCTATTCGCAGGTAAAGTGACCAATCACAGCCGTTCGATCTGATACTCTTTAAAACTGGTCCGTGGACTTATCTCGGCATCACAAGCTGCGTAGTTCAACGGGGCTTTTAGTTCCAGCTGCAGGAAAGAGGCTTGTGGCTACATTCTCTGTTTAGTAACAAAACTGCccagtgtgtgtggtggaggtCTTGTTACTATTAAGCCCAGTGACGGTTTTTAAAGACACGTGAATATTATCCACATTTAAAGATCGCTGCACTCAATGCAAAACTAATTTATGGGTTTACCGAGGCCGATGTGGAAGTGAATGCCTGTTTGTGTCGGTTTAAGGTTCCAGTGCAACAAACTGTTGTGTTGCCAAACACTGAATTCAGATAAATAATCGTGATGTAAATACTTACGCTGATTAATAATCACCCTaatgtgacacacacagtgaaaggaTTTTACCCTTAAGTTTGCCTTAAAGCAAAGATACAGTAGCACACGAGTTGACTTTTTTCTTCACTCCCCCTCTGCCAATCGCTACATCGATAGCGGCACAGAAGCTCATTATTGTGGTGTCCAAGGCCCCAGCGAGCGTTCCGTCTTACCCCTCTGGCGCTCAGGACATCCTGCAGGACTTGAGCGGCTTGTGGCTGCTTGGCCTTGTACTGGTCTAGGAGGTAGTTCTGCCGGGCCCTTTTAATGATCTGAAAGGAAAGAATACGAGCGTGCAGGCCACacttgtcaaaacaaaacaaaaagtaatgaaaactTTGTCCTGATTCATGGACTAAAGACTCTTCAGGTTTGCTACGGCGGAGATGTTGCTGATTACGTCAAAATAACCTCGTTGTTGAATCGTTGTCATCATTGCTACTTGATATAAATGTTCTAATCCGCCAGATATTTCTCTGGTGCTGGCTTCTGCAGTGGGAGTCAGCTCCCAGGTAACCACTGAATTGCACTATGACTAATCACACGTCTGTCTCAGATCCAGTTTCAATAATAACGACAAACCACTTAGAATTACAACTTCACGTTTAAAGTGTTTCATTCTATCATCTCAGATGTCAGGACCTTATTTTCTGATCCTTCGCACAGGACAAATGATTTCAGACGGCGTCTAGAAAATGAGGATAATATTGTGGATGGGATGCATTTCTTTTGGTTTCGCTTCCTGTTTTAGTCTCCGGTCGACTGGCTGcctaatataaaatataaaatgacgGCTAGCTTCATATTCTATTGTATTGTGCATGTGTCCTAAAACAATAACACTTAGTGAATTAAGACATGTTTGTCCTCTTGTAttgaactgaagaaaaatgaattttgagGTCAAGACGAAAGAAAGATAGAATATTTATAGATTTAAAGATAAACGATTATGAGAGAAAACGGTTTAAAGTACAGCCAAGTATttagaaacatacacacacttacctTGTCATCGATGTCTGTGATGTTCATGCAGTAGAAGACATCAAACTTGAAGTAGTCCTTCAGTATCCTTCGCAGAATATCGAAAGATATGTAGGatctgaagagagagagagagagattataaaataaaatctggttATAACGGAACAAACACGAGGCTGTACTTAAGCTAAAGGGAgttgtttttgcacatttatgaATGAATCACACGTCTTGAATGCTTTGATCTGATTCGTTTACCTGGCGTGTCCCATGTGTGAGGCGTCATACACTGTGGGTCCACAGCAGTACCACGTCACTTTATTCCCTTTCTGGGGAACAAAAAGCtcctggaaacacacaaagacaatgGACTTTAAGCTCTGTACCTACTGGAGAAGGAGCCATTTCACATAAACTCATCTGATCT includes:
- the cars1 gene encoding cysteine--tRNA ligase, cytoplasmic isoform X1; amino-acid sequence: MSTSEEPAFEYGFLLQINEEAALAVALNDYLTSRSYLAGFCPSQADQKAFKLLHRPPDPQHVHALRWYRHIAALQQDLNSESSMKGKRVQPPWSPPVGTDVPKLQLYNSLTRTKELFVPQKGNKVTWYCCGPTVYDASHMGHARSYISFDILRRILKDYFKFDVFYCMNITDIDDKIIKRARQNYLLDQYKAKQPQAAQVLQDVLSARGPFRAHLASTTDPDKKLMMERLDAAVTAALQPLQAAMGSSDEVVQPLAQVLLENSKDLLADWLDKQFGSEVTENSIFSILPKYWEGEYHKDMEALNVLPPDVLTRVSEYVPEIVEFVKKIVSNGYGYESNGSVYFDTSNFDASAQHSYAKLVPEAVGDQKALQEGEGDLSISADRLSEKKSQNDFALWKASKPGEPSWDSPWGKGRPGWHIECSAMAGSILGESMDIHGGGFDLRFPHHDNELAQSEAFFENDYWVRYFLHTGHLTIAGCKMSKSLKNFITIKEALAKNTARQLRLAFLMHSWKDTLDYSSNTMESAVQYEKFMNEFFLNVKDLLRAPTDVTGQFEKWDAAEVALNNSFYNRKSAVHEALCDNVDTRTALEEMRVLVNQSNSYIASRKSAKLRPNRMLVESVAMYLTNMLKIFGAIEGSDPIGFPVGGQGQSSDLESTVMPYLTVLSEFRESVRKIGREQKVTELLQLSDEIRDSTLPELGVRLEDHEGLPTVVKLLDKETILKEREEKKRMEEEKKRKKEELAQKKQEQEMAKLAKMKIPPSAMFRAETDKYSKFDETGFPTHDVEGKELSKGQAKKLRKLYEAQEKLHHEYLQMNQNSN
- the cars1 gene encoding cysteine--tRNA ligase, cytoplasmic isoform X2, with product MSTSEEPVKGKRVQPPWSPPVGTDVPKLQLYNSLTRTKELFVPQKGNKVTWYCCGPTVYDASHMGHARSYISFDILRRILKDYFKFDVFYCMNITDIDDKIIKRARQNYLLDQYKAKQPQAAQVLQDVLSARGPFRAHLASTTDPDKKLMMERLDAAVTAALQPLQAAMGSSDEVVQPLAQVLLENSKDLLADWLDKQFGSEVTENSIFSILPKYWEGEYHKDMEALNVLPPDVLTRVSEYVPEIVEFVKKIVSNGYGYESNGSVYFDTSNFDASAQHSYAKLVPEAVGDQKALQEGEGDLSISADRLSEKKSQNDFALWKASKPGEPSWDSPWGKGRPGWHIECSAMAGSILGESMDIHGGGFDLRFPHHDNELAQSEAFFENDYWVRYFLHTGHLTIAGCKMSKSLKNFITIKEALAKNTARQLRLAFLMHSWKDTLDYSSNTMESAVQYEKFMNEFFLNVKDLLRAPTDVTGQFEKWDAAEVALNNSFYNRKSAVHEALCDNVDTRTALEEMRVLVNQSNSYIASRKSAKLRPNRMLVESVAMYLTNMLKIFGAIEGSDPIGFPVGGQGQSSDLESTVMPYLTVLSEFRESVRKIGREQKVTELLQLSDEIRDSTLPELGVRLEDHEGLPTVVKLLDKETILKEREEKKRMEEEKKRKKEELAQKKQEQEMAKLAKMKIPPSAMFRAETDKYSKFDETGFPTHDVEGKELSKGQAKKLRKLYEAQEKLHHEYLQMNQNSN